One Paenisporosarcina sp. FSL H8-0542 genomic region harbors:
- the dat gene encoding D-amino-acid transaminase, translated as MNWVLWNDRLVKDEEIHLSKEDRGYQFGDGIYEVIRVYNGNMFTAKEHIDRFYESADKIKLVIPYTKDVFHKMMYDLIEANEVTTGQVYVQITRGGSPRQHNFPTEAVEPVLTAYTKLVERPVSQMANGVAAKSVEDVRWLRCDIKSLNLLGNIMAKQEAYENGCFEALLHRGDTITEGSSSNMYGIKNGVLYTHPATNLILNGITRRVILACCEEIGLPVVEEPMSLSTVYSNDEFFMSSTTSEIMPIVVIDGVKVGSGLPGVWTKKLQAAFEAKIEQAVHA; from the coding sequence ATGAATTGGGTATTGTGGAATGATCGATTAGTAAAAGACGAAGAAATACATTTATCTAAAGAAGACCGTGGTTACCAGTTTGGCGACGGCATTTACGAAGTCATCCGAGTATATAATGGCAATATGTTTACGGCGAAAGAACATATTGATCGCTTTTACGAAAGTGCCGATAAAATTAAATTAGTCATTCCATATACAAAAGATGTATTCCATAAAATGATGTACGATTTAATCGAGGCCAACGAAGTGACAACTGGGCAGGTATATGTTCAAATTACGCGCGGCGGAAGTCCAAGACAACATAATTTTCCTACCGAAGCTGTTGAACCGGTTCTAACGGCATACACGAAGTTAGTGGAACGTCCCGTTTCCCAAATGGCGAACGGGGTAGCTGCCAAATCGGTTGAAGATGTACGCTGGTTGCGTTGTGATATTAAGAGCTTGAATTTACTAGGGAATATCATGGCAAAACAAGAAGCTTATGAAAATGGATGTTTTGAAGCACTTTTACATAGAGGAGATACAATCACGGAAGGTTCTTCTTCGAATATGTATGGGATTAAAAACGGCGTTCTTTATACACATCCAGCGACCAACTTAATACTAAATGGCATCACACGTCGCGTCATTCTGGCTTGTTGTGAAGAGATCGGTTTACCAGTAGTCGAAGAACCGATGTCTCTATCAACTGTTTATTCAAATGATGAATTCTTCATGTCTTCGACAACTTCGGAAATCATGCCAATTGTCGTCATCGATGGAGTAAAAGTCGGTTCAGGTTTACCTGGAGTTTGGACGAAAAAATTACAAGCCGCATTTGAAGCTAAAATTGAGCAAGCTGTGCATGCATAA
- the trmB gene encoding tRNA (guanosine(46)-N7)-methyltransferase TrmB, with translation MRLRNKPWAEDFIAAHPHIVIPNPEDHKGKWKEVFQNDNPLHIEVGTGKGQFVTGMAKANPHINYMGIELYDSVIVSALENALEAGTLPNLKLLKVNGAHLAKFFEKNDVSRVYLNFSDPWPKVRHEKRRLSHENFLKLYESILIDNGEVHFKTDNRGLFEFSLMSMSAYGMLLKYVSLDLHANMPEDNIMTEYEEKFSAKGQPIYRLESQFITKKAE, from the coding sequence ATGAGATTACGCAATAAACCGTGGGCAGAAGATTTTATCGCTGCACACCCACATATCGTGATACCAAATCCGGAAGACCATAAAGGCAAATGGAAAGAAGTCTTTCAAAATGACAATCCATTGCATATTGAAGTAGGCACTGGAAAAGGTCAATTTGTGACAGGTATGGCGAAAGCCAATCCACATATTAATTATATGGGCATCGAATTATATGACAGTGTGATTGTATCTGCTTTAGAAAATGCGCTGGAAGCGGGAACATTGCCAAACTTGAAACTGTTAAAAGTGAATGGGGCACACTTGGCGAAATTCTTTGAAAAGAATGATGTTAGTCGCGTTTATTTAAACTTCTCGGATCCTTGGCCAAAAGTTAGACACGAGAAAAGAAGATTATCTCACGAAAACTTCTTGAAGTTATACGAGTCAATTCTGATTGATAATGGTGAAGTTCATTTTAAAACCGATAATCGTGGACTTTTTGAATTCTCGTTAATGAGCATGTCAGCATATGGCATGTTGTTAAAATATGTTTCACTGGATTTACATGCAAACATGCCAGAAGACAATATCATGACGGAATACGAAGAAAAGTTTTCTGCAAAAGGACAACCCATCTATCGCCTAGAATCTCAATTTATCACGAAGAAGGCTGAATAA
- a CDS encoding MBL fold metallo-hydrolase → MDQYIFHKMTLSWLNGGSTNLDGGSMFGVVPKMVWSKKYPANESNQIAMSTDPILIQVDGKNLLIDTGVGFNKMDERQLRNNGVKAQSQLEDSLAMLGLLTDDIHYVLMTHMHADHASGLTRRENDQLVSTFPNAKIHLSAIEWNEVRNPNIRSRNTYWKENWEAIQGQVETFEGELEVLPGVRMVHTGGHSEGHSIIKLEQNGETIIHMADIMPTHAHQNPLWVLAFDDYPMTSVFAKEKIMKEALANGHSFIFYHDAYYRLIKWDKTGKEIIEKLERTNN, encoded by the coding sequence ATGGATCAATATATATTTCACAAAATGACTTTATCATGGTTAAACGGAGGCTCGACAAACTTAGATGGGGGTTCCATGTTTGGGGTGGTACCCAAAATGGTATGGTCAAAAAAATACCCTGCCAACGAATCAAACCAAATTGCCATGAGTACCGACCCAATTCTGATTCAAGTAGATGGGAAAAACTTATTGATTGATACCGGTGTTGGGTTTAATAAAATGGACGAGCGACAATTACGCAATAATGGGGTAAAAGCACAGTCACAACTCGAGGATTCATTGGCTATGTTAGGGCTCTTAACTGATGATATTCATTACGTTCTCATGACACATATGCATGCCGATCATGCTTCTGGTCTGACAAGAAGAGAAAATGATCAACTTGTTTCTACTTTCCCGAATGCGAAAATTCACTTATCTGCTATTGAATGGAACGAAGTGCGTAACCCAAACATCCGTTCAAGGAATACATATTGGAAAGAAAATTGGGAAGCAATCCAAGGCCAGGTTGAAACATTCGAAGGAGAGCTTGAAGTACTTCCAGGAGTCCGAATGGTTCATACAGGGGGACACAGTGAAGGGCATAGCATCATCAAGCTCGAACAAAATGGCGAAACGATCATCCACATGGCGGATATCATGCCAACACATGCCCATCAAAATCCATTGTGGGTACTGGCTTTTGACGACTACCCAATGACTTCCGTTTTTGCCAAAGAAAAAATAATGAAAGAAGCGTTAGCAAACGGTCATTCATTTATCTTCTATCATGATGCTTACTACAGATTGATCAAGTGGGATAAAACAGGAAAAGAAATCATCGAGAAATTAGAACGGACAAATAATTAA
- a CDS encoding DUF84 family protein — protein MKIAIGTKNQAKVNAVENICSSLLENVDFFSVSVPSNVSDQPIGDEETLLGAKNRAWLAFKESQAEISFGLEGGVKEINGQLFVCNWGVLHTKTGQQFIAGGAQIPLPAEVAEPIRIGEELGPVMESYTKQVGIRHKEGAVGVFTNGLVNRSVMFEHIVKLLIGQYLYANPTQKTT, from the coding sequence ATGAAAATTGCTATTGGAACAAAAAATCAGGCAAAAGTGAACGCAGTAGAAAATATATGTTCTTCATTACTGGAAAATGTGGATTTCTTTTCAGTTTCTGTACCCTCGAATGTTTCGGATCAACCAATTGGAGACGAAGAAACTTTACTCGGTGCAAAAAACCGAGCATGGTTAGCTTTCAAGGAATCCCAAGCGGAAATTTCTTTCGGACTCGAGGGAGGAGTGAAAGAGATAAATGGTCAACTGTTTGTTTGCAACTGGGGTGTACTGCATACGAAAACAGGTCAGCAATTTATCGCTGGAGGCGCCCAGATTCCTTTGCCTGCAGAAGTGGCGGAACCCATCCGAATTGGGGAAGAGCTTGGACCTGTAATGGAATCCTACACAAAACAAGTGGGAATACGACATAAAGAAGGAGCCGTAGGTGTGTTCACAAACGGACTTGTCAATCGCAGTGTGATGTTTGAACACATTGTCAAACTATTGATAGGTCAATACTTGTATGCCAATCCTACGCAAAAAACGACTTAA
- a CDS encoding DeoR family transcriptional regulator has protein sequence MKPTTDRMLNRIKDVYMFIRDHGIVTTQDLVDEFGITPRTVQRDLNVLAFNDLVSSPSRGRWTTTNKRVKMTS, from the coding sequence TTGAAACCAACTACTGATCGGATGCTCAATCGTATTAAAGATGTGTACATGTTTATCCGAGATCATGGGATTGTTACGACACAAGACTTAGTCGATGAATTCGGCATCACTCCTCGCACCGTTCAAAGAGATTTGAATGTGTTAGCCTTTAATGACTTGGTCAGCAGTCCAAGTCGAGGCAGATGGACAACGACGAACAAACGCGTAAAAATGACATCTTAG
- a CDS encoding DUF1444 domain-containing protein gives MKPEQLVERLKQELPNPSFTWQHDKKTDRMRLNHTGLNKGMEISLPEILAKYEMKKDLAIQEVVYTISQTFEAMEQETKGLTKSTSHIYPVIRSTSFPLKSNEGHAFVVTDHTAETRIYYALDLGNTYRLLDEQMMSQLNITDSEMKEAARFQVRKLSTDMKEDHVAGNIFYFVNANDGYDASRILNEQFLKDMQTKITGDMTLSVPHQDVLIIGDIRNEAGYDVLAQLTMHFFTVGKVPITSLSFIYEDGELEPIFIMAKNRVQKENNDK, from the coding sequence TTGAAACCAGAACAATTAGTTGAACGATTAAAGCAAGAACTACCGAATCCTTCATTCACGTGGCAACATGATAAAAAAACTGATCGAATGCGTCTGAATCATACTGGGTTGAATAAAGGTATGGAAATTTCATTGCCAGAAATTTTGGCTAAATATGAAATGAAAAAAGATCTGGCAATCCAAGAGGTTGTCTATACCATTAGCCAGACTTTCGAGGCGATGGAACAGGAAACCAAAGGCTTGACCAAATCAACATCACATATATATCCTGTTATCCGTTCAACTTCATTCCCTTTGAAATCGAATGAAGGACATGCATTCGTTGTTACTGATCATACAGCGGAAACACGAATCTATTATGCACTGGATTTGGGGAACACGTATCGATTGCTCGATGAACAAATGATGAGTCAGTTAAATATCACAGATTCAGAGATGAAAGAAGCTGCGCGTTTCCAAGTCAGAAAACTATCAACCGACATGAAAGAAGACCATGTGGCAGGTAATATATTTTACTTTGTCAATGCGAACGATGGATATGACGCCAGTCGTATTTTAAATGAACAATTTTTGAAAGATATGCAAACGAAAATTACAGGAGATATGACATTGTCAGTTCCTCATCAAGATGTGTTAATCATCGGAGATATTCGAAACGAAGCAGGTTATGATGTACTTGCCCAGTTAACCATGCATTTCTTTACAGTAGGTAAAGTGCCAATCACATCTTTATCTTTCATTTACGAAGACGGGGAATTGGAACCGATCTTTATTATGGCCAAAAATCGCGTACAAAAGGAGAACAATGACAAATGA
- the pepV gene encoding dipeptidase PepV — protein MNWMEEAHKRQDELLAELQQLIQIPSVLDETQSSTDHPFGPEPLKALEWMLQKGQQAGMQVKNVDQMAGHIEMGEGEELLGILGHVDVVPAGKGWTYPPFEGHIENDRLYGRGAIDDKGPTMAAWMAMKMVKEAGIPLNKRVRLIIGTDEESGFRCVKRYFEKEEMPHIGFAPDADFPIINAEKGISTLRFTTAKVEQEEQLQSFQAGTRTNMVPDLATAVVYGELDTIEQEFEQFTQQHQLQGSIERKDQTIQLSLEGKSAHAMEPNDGINAGVYLAEFLKDVVTTAGSKTFVEFVSTSFFKDSRGNAFGLNYNDEMSGDTTLNAGIISFDPAKGGTVDVSLRYSVTYDFEKQLPQCQTIMSDKGIAVDVTSNSKPHYIEESDELIQSLSRVYERQTGEKATLLSIGGGTYARVLKKGVAFGMLFPGEKDVAHQVDEFVDIPNLIKAVAIYADAICELASNQS, from the coding sequence ATTAATTGGATGGAAGAAGCACACAAAAGACAGGATGAACTATTAGCAGAATTACAACAACTGATACAAATTCCCAGTGTTCTGGATGAAACACAATCGTCAACAGATCACCCGTTTGGACCCGAGCCGCTAAAGGCGCTAGAGTGGATGCTTCAAAAAGGTCAGCAAGCGGGAATGCAAGTGAAAAATGTCGATCAAATGGCTGGGCACATTGAAATGGGAGAAGGAGAAGAACTTCTTGGTATTTTAGGACATGTTGATGTGGTGCCAGCAGGCAAAGGTTGGACTTATCCTCCGTTTGAAGGTCATATTGAAAATGACCGTTTGTATGGAAGAGGTGCCATTGACGATAAAGGCCCAACAATGGCTGCTTGGATGGCTATGAAAATGGTGAAAGAAGCTGGAATACCGTTAAATAAACGGGTGCGATTAATTATCGGAACAGACGAGGAAAGTGGATTCCGATGCGTAAAACGTTATTTTGAAAAAGAAGAAATGCCGCATATTGGGTTTGCTCCTGATGCCGATTTCCCAATTATCAACGCAGAAAAAGGCATTTCTACTTTAAGATTCACTACGGCCAAGGTAGAGCAGGAAGAGCAGTTGCAATCATTCCAAGCAGGGACACGTACAAACATGGTTCCTGATTTGGCAACAGCTGTTGTATATGGTGAACTAGATACAATTGAACAGGAATTTGAACAGTTCACACAGCAACATCAACTGCAAGGTTCTATTGAAAGAAAAGATCAGACCATTCAACTGTCATTGGAAGGGAAATCAGCGCATGCCATGGAACCAAATGATGGAATAAATGCGGGTGTGTATCTGGCTGAGTTCCTGAAAGATGTTGTGACAACTGCTGGATCGAAGACTTTTGTTGAATTTGTTTCCACATCATTCTTTAAAGATTCTAGAGGAAATGCTTTCGGTTTGAACTACAATGATGAAATGTCAGGAGATACAACCTTGAATGCAGGTATCATTTCTTTTGATCCTGCTAAAGGCGGAACGGTGGATGTCAGCTTACGATACTCCGTGACCTATGATTTTGAGAAACAATTGCCACAGTGCCAGACGATAATGAGTGACAAAGGAATCGCCGTCGATGTTACATCAAATTCAAAACCACATTATATAGAAGAATCGGATGAGCTTATTCAAAGTTTATCCCGTGTATATGAACGTCAGACGGGTGAAAAGGCAACATTGCTATCCATTGGCGGCGGTACTTATGCGCGTGTCCTTAAAAAAGGTGTAGCGTTCGGAATGTTATTCCCGGGTGAGAAAGATGTAGCCCACCAAGTGGATGAATTTGTTGATATTCCAAATCTAATCAAAGCAGTTGCCATTTATGCAGATGCAATTTGTGAACTGGCTTCAAATCAATCGTAG
- a CDS encoding M42 family metallopeptidase codes for MNSETLQLFKTLTELPAAPGNEHAMRKFMRSELEKYSDEIVQDHLGGIFGLKKGDDQGPRIMVAGHMDEVGFMVTQITKNGMLRFQPLGGWWSQVLLAQRVEIITDNGPVVGVIGSIPPHLLSDAVRNKPMDIKNMLIDIGADDLEDAKKIGIRPGQQIVPVCAFTPMANNKKILAKAWDNRYGCGLAIELLKELKDEKLPNTLYSGANVMEEVGLRGAQTAASLIKPDLFFALDASPANDMSGSKSEFGQLGKGTLLRIFDRSMITHRGMREFVLDTAETHNIPYQYFISQGGTDAGRVHMSNEGVPSAVVGICSRYIHTSGSIIHTDDYAAAKELIVKLVRSADKTTLDTIRQNV; via the coding sequence TTGAACTCAGAAACACTTCAATTATTTAAAACATTAACTGAACTTCCAGCAGCTCCAGGCAATGAACATGCCATGAGAAAGTTTATGAGAAGCGAACTTGAAAAATACTCTGATGAAATTGTCCAAGACCATTTAGGTGGCATCTTTGGATTGAAAAAAGGGGATGACCAAGGTCCTCGTATCATGGTTGCAGGACATATGGATGAAGTCGGCTTTATGGTGACGCAAATCACAAAAAACGGAATGTTACGATTCCAGCCATTAGGTGGATGGTGGAGCCAGGTTTTACTTGCACAGCGTGTCGAAATTATTACAGATAATGGACCAGTTGTAGGAGTCATCGGTTCGATTCCCCCACATTTATTAAGTGATGCTGTACGCAACAAACCAATGGATATTAAAAATATGCTCATTGATATTGGTGCGGATGATTTGGAAGATGCCAAAAAAATTGGTATCCGACCTGGTCAGCAAATTGTCCCGGTCTGTGCATTTACGCCAATGGCAAATAATAAAAAAATATTAGCGAAAGCATGGGATAACCGATATGGTTGTGGCCTTGCGATTGAATTGCTAAAAGAATTGAAAGATGAAAAATTACCAAACACACTTTATTCAGGTGCCAATGTAATGGAAGAAGTGGGTTTAAGAGGAGCACAAACAGCTGCAAGCTTAATCAAACCTGATTTGTTCTTCGCTTTGGATGCGAGTCCTGCAAATGATATGTCTGGTTCTAAATCAGAATTCGGTCAACTTGGTAAAGGAACATTGCTCCGTATTTTTGACCGCTCCATGATTACACATCGTGGAATGCGTGAATTTGTATTGGATACTGCTGAAACACACAATATTCCATATCAATATTTCATATCTCAAGGTGGAACTGATGCTGGACGCGTACACATGTCAAATGAAGGCGTACCGAGTGCAGTTGTAGGGATTTGTTCACGATACATTCATACATCGGGTTCAATTATTCACACGGACGATTATGCAGCGGCAAAAGAATTAATTGTGAAATTAGTCCGTTCTGCTGACAAAACAACACTCGATACCATTCGACAAAATGTATAG
- a CDS encoding thioredoxin family protein produces MRDLQSVEEFQALKLTEDVVFLFTAGWCPDCHFIDPFMPEVEEKFEIFTFVSVNRDQFIDLCAEQEIYGIPSFLVFRNGLEAGRFVSKDRKTKEEIEQFLTELL; encoded by the coding sequence ATGAGAGATTTACAATCTGTTGAAGAATTCCAAGCTCTGAAATTAACGGAAGATGTAGTGTTTCTATTTACGGCTGGCTGGTGTCCGGATTGTCATTTTATTGACCCTTTCATGCCAGAGGTTGAAGAGAAGTTTGAAATCTTCACATTTGTATCTGTTAACCGGGATCAATTTATTGATTTGTGTGCAGAACAAGAGATATATGGAATTCCAAGTTTCTTAGTCTTTAGAAACGGACTGGAAGCAGGGCGTTTTGTCAGCAAAGACCGTAAAACTAAGGAAGAAATAGAACAATTCCTAACAGAACTTCTTTAG
- a CDS encoding diacylglycerol kinase family protein: MKTTIIVNPTAANGKSLKRWEQFKNKLNFTYDLQMTTSPKHATTLARKCAETGEPQLIIAFGGDGTAHEVIEGILDCSNCIAGVIGAGSGNDFGRGFLSFQNAHEVNQYVQSQGLATEMDIGVMHHQNRSYYFVNNAGIGFDAYIAYQVNKSPVKKILNKFSLGKLAYTFFLIKTLVTFQHFDLNVETPSYSRSFKKVWFVTVSNQPYYGGGMKISPQSNPADGQIELTIVHHLSRIKLLLVFVSVYFGKHTSFKEVHQMSAKSFALTTNDYMYRHTDGEFASKTVPQVADKFTVLPKRWKITKLT; the protein is encoded by the coding sequence ATGAAAACAACCATTATTGTCAATCCCACAGCAGCAAACGGAAAGTCGTTGAAACGCTGGGAGCAATTCAAGAATAAATTAAATTTTACATACGATCTCCAAATGACAACCAGTCCAAAACACGCCACTACATTAGCGAGAAAATGTGCTGAAACGGGTGAGCCCCAACTGATTATTGCATTTGGAGGAGACGGTACTGCCCATGAAGTAATTGAAGGGATTCTCGATTGTTCTAATTGTATCGCAGGAGTCATCGGAGCCGGATCAGGCAATGATTTTGGACGCGGATTTCTGTCCTTTCAAAACGCGCACGAAGTCAATCAATATGTGCAGTCACAAGGTTTGGCAACTGAAATGGACATCGGTGTAATGCATCATCAGAATAGAAGTTACTATTTTGTTAACAATGCAGGCATTGGTTTTGACGCTTACATTGCATACCAAGTAAACAAATCACCAGTGAAAAAAATATTGAATAAATTCAGTCTTGGCAAACTTGCTTATACATTCTTTCTCATTAAGACATTGGTGACATTTCAACACTTCGATTTAAACGTAGAAACGCCTAGTTACAGTCGATCATTCAAAAAAGTATGGTTTGTGACTGTAAGTAACCAGCCCTACTATGGAGGAGGCATGAAAATCTCTCCCCAATCCAATCCAGCTGATGGTCAAATTGAATTAACGATTGTTCATCATTTGTCCCGTATTAAACTGTTGCTCGTTTTTGTCTCTGTATATTTTGGGAAGCATACATCGTTTAAAGAAGTACATCAAATGTCAGCTAAATCGTTTGCTTTAACAACTAATGATTATATGTATCGACACACAGATGGGGAGTTTGCGAGCAAGACGGTGCCACAAGTAGCGGACAAATTTACAGTTCTTCCCAAGCGGTGGAAAATAACGAAATTGACATGA
- the thpR gene encoding RNA 2',3'-cyclic phosphodiesterase: MQHYFIGVKLPSELSQQLVDTRNDWQLENTHKRLSAAEDLHITLVYLGAVESEKLETLMLELDDNESFASMKLTISGVSTFGNPTTPRVIYAAIEEHPKLSELQSTILEKCLDLSLPVDSKKFVPHITLAKKWSGQQEGFSKEMHIATSTFKVNQFSVYSINPGVTPSYQAIHTIYLKD, encoded by the coding sequence ATGCAACATTATTTTATCGGGGTAAAACTACCAAGTGAACTGTCTCAACAACTGGTCGATACACGGAATGATTGGCAGTTGGAAAACACACACAAAAGATTGTCTGCTGCAGAGGATTTGCATATTACGTTGGTTTATTTAGGTGCCGTGGAAAGCGAAAAATTGGAGACATTGATGCTAGAGCTGGATGACAATGAATCCTTTGCATCCATGAAACTTACAATTAGTGGAGTGTCCACATTTGGAAATCCCACTACGCCACGTGTAATCTATGCAGCGATCGAAGAACATCCGAAATTGAGCGAGTTGCAAAGTACAATTCTTGAAAAATGCCTGGATCTTTCATTGCCTGTGGATAGCAAGAAGTTTGTTCCGCATATCACTTTAGCGAAAAAATGGAGTGGACAGCAAGAGGGATTTTCAAAAGAAATGCATATAGCAACAAGTACGTTCAAAGTGAATCAATTTTCTGTATACTCCATCAATCCTGGAGTCACGCCTTCTTATCAAGCAATACATACCATTTACTTAAAGGACTAA
- the ytpR gene encoding YtpR family tRNA-binding protein, producing the protein MNIFYNTKGVGDVLLVQLVTHTFEEVITETTGDITLIKDAETGKVGAFNVFNSSKYLQLTEQGSVEVTKEIVESLQQLLINHDFDLKLEVDFSPKFVVGYVSSKEKHPNADKLNVCQVEVGEETLQIVCGAPNVEAGQKVVVAKVGAVMPSGLMIKDAELRGVASSGMICSAKELALPDAPTEKGILVLEDTAEIGSAFQA; encoded by the coding sequence ATGAATATTTTTTACAATACAAAGGGTGTCGGAGATGTGCTTTTAGTACAACTGGTCACACATACATTTGAAGAAGTGATAACTGAAACAACAGGTGACATTACGTTAATCAAAGATGCAGAGACAGGCAAAGTTGGGGCATTTAATGTATTTAACTCGAGTAAATATCTTCAATTGACTGAGCAAGGCTCCGTTGAAGTAACAAAAGAAATCGTGGAATCTTTACAACAACTGCTGATCAATCATGATTTTGACTTGAAATTAGAGGTCGACTTTTCGCCTAAATTTGTAGTTGGCTATGTTTCTTCTAAAGAAAAACATCCAAATGCTGATAAATTAAATGTTTGCCAAGTTGAAGTGGGCGAAGAAACGCTTCAAATTGTATGTGGAGCCCCGAATGTGGAAGCGGGCCAAAAAGTAGTAGTAGCAAAGGTTGGCGCTGTGATGCCAAGTGGTCTAATGATCAAAGATGCAGAATTACGTGGCGTTGCATCGAGTGGTATGATTTGTTCGGCGAAAGAATTGGCTTTACCAGATGCACCTACCGAAAAAGGGATTTTAGTATTAGAAGACACTGCTGAAATAGGATCAGCTTTCCAAGCATAA